The genomic DNA TCAGCCGTTGGGTGCTCGAGTTCGAGCAGACGCAGCGCGGCCCGCTGAGCCGATCGAGCAGCGCGTGCACCCCCTCGATGGCCTTCACGCTCTCCAGCCGGCGATCGAGCTCCAAGAGCGCGCGCTCCAGATAATCCTCTGGCAGAGGGCGCCCGAGCTGCTGGGCCACCAGCTCCACGAGCTGCGCATCCGTCAGCCCGGTGAAGCGCGTGATGACTTCCTCCTGGGTGATGGCGAGGCCCAGCTCACCCAGCAGCTGGGAGTGCACCCCCGCCGCCAGGATTTCCGAGTCAATCAGCACGCCGTCACAATCGAAGATGATGAGCACGAAGGTCCTTTCGGCACAGCGGGAACACGCCTCGGAGCGCGGATGGGGACGCTACTTCATCCGCACCGTCACCGAGTTGCTGGCGGCGTTATACGTGAGGAATCCCTTCTGGAATTCGCTCTCACGGCCGCCGGTGACGGCGTACTCGTCCGACACCGGGTAGCCCAGCGCGCCCTTCTCCCAGTTCAGCTCCTTCCACTTCGCGCGGATGAGGCCGTGCACCTCGTGGGCCCCCGTGGCCTGCGTCCAGTAGATGCTGCCCTCGATGCCGCCCTTCTTGAAGTGGTTGAAGCGGCCCACCCCATCCGGCGTCGCCGTCTCGTCCGTCGTCGGGTAGCCCAGCACGCCCGTCTCCCAGCCCAGCGCCTCCCACTTCGCGCGGATGAGGCCGTGCACCTCCCAGGCCCCCAGCTCCGGCGTCCAGTAGATGCTGCCCAACGTGCCGTCCTTCTTGAAGTGGTTGAAGCGGCCCACCCCATCCGGCGTCGCCATCTCACCCGTCGTCGGGTAGCCCAGCACGCCCGTCTCCCAGCCCAGCGCCTCCCACTTCGCGCGGATGAGGCCGTGCACCTCCCAGGCCCCCGTCTCCGGCGTCCAGTAGATGCTGCCCTTCTGGAAGTGATTGAAGCGGCCCACCCCGTCCGGCGTCTTCAGCTCGTTCGTCGTGCACGGGCCGAGAATGCCCCCGGCACCGCCCAGCTGGTTGTAGCGCGTCAGGATCGCTCCCCCCACCGAGCACCCCCCACCACAGTGGGCGTTGGCCCGGTTGAGGTAGTCCGTCCAGGGCCAGTTGGCGCCGGGATCCGTGCGGTTGTAGGGCTGCAACTGGCCGTGACCCACCACGTGGTAGCGGTCGCGGGGAATCCCATTGTCCCGCGTGATGTCGCACAACAGCCGCGCCGAGGCGTCGATCTGTCCCACCGGCCAGGTCTTCGACGCCGCATACCCCCCGTGCTCGATGCCGATGGTGAAGTCGTTGGCGCTTCGGCCGTTGAGCCCGCACTCCATCCCACTGTTGTTGCTGCATTGATAGGTGGCGCCGATGTGCCAGCCCCGGCTTCCCTCGCGCACCAACTGGCTGATCTCCAGTCCGTCCTCGCGCACCACGTAGTGCGCGCTCACCTGCGACTGGGTGTTGGTCAGCCAGCTCCAGCACCCCGAGTAGCCGCTCTCACAGGTGTGGATGATCACCATGCGCGGAGACAGGGGCCGGGCGTTGTAGTTGGGCGAGGGCCGCCACACGGCGGGCGCGTAGTCGGGACCGGCGGCGAGCGCCTGGGTGCGCTGTCCCACCGGCTCCGCGGCCAGGCTCTGCCCGCTCGCGTCCCACTCCTTCGAGAGCGTCCCCAGCCCCAGGCGCAGCGTCCGGAAGACTTCATCCTGGACGAAGCTGCGGCGGCCCGCCTCGTCCTGGATGCCGGAGACCGCCTCCACCGCCGGCGCCCACTGGCTCGCCCGCGTCCGGTCCACCCGAAGTGACTCCGCGCGGTGCGACAGCAGCGCCGCCGCCGCCCGAACGTTGGAGCGCGCGTCGGTCCTGGCCTGCGCCACCGTGACGCGGGCCCGCTTCGCGCCCTCCTCGAGCAGCGCTCCCGGAAGCGCCATCATTCCGAAGACGGCCGGGCGCCCCTCGAACTCCTCGGCTCCCTCCACCATCTGGTAGCGCGTCTGGACGAACGCGATGGACTTGAGCAGCGCGGGCGGCACGTTGAACTCCCCACCCGCCTCCCGGAAGAGCGCATCGAACGACACATCCTCGCGGACAGAGGCCTCCGTCCCTGTCTCGGCCACCTGCTCGGTGGCGACAGCGGCGTCCTGCTGCTCGTTCGTGCCACACGCCTGCGCCAATGCCAGCGAGGCGGTGAGCACGACCATCCCGGACCTGTTCTTCATGGAATCCTCCTGTCCTCGTCACACGAGGAGTGTTCTTGGGGGATTACAGGCTATTCCATTTTTCCCGTGAGCGGGTCGTGGTCCACACCGCGTGTCGCCAGGGCATGGCATCCGGCCATAATGACCGGCCATGCCCCCGCGTCTCGTGCTCCTCGTTGGTCTGCTGGCTCTCACCGGTTGTCGAAACAACTCCGAGGGAGCGGTGAAGCTCACCGTCTCCTACTCCGGCTTCAAGCCCGGCTGCATCCGGGTGAGCGTGAAGGACGCGGAGGGCGCGGGTGAGGAGCGCACGACGGAGCTCGCGGGCAAGGGCGCGGTCACGGGAGGGAGCGTGACGGTGGCCGCCTTCCGCGAGGCCGGCTGGAGCAACCGCCTGACCGTGACGGCGGAGGCCTTCGAGAAGGTCTGCACGGCAGGAGACTCGCGGGTGGCCACCGACACCCGGACGGTGACGGTGGGCAAGGGCCAGGTCGCCAACGAGACACTGAAGCTGGAAGCCATCGACCAGGACGGGGATGGCTACGTGTCCTGGGACAACGCGGGCGGCCATGACTGCGACGACACGACGGCCAGCGTGAACCCCGACGCGAAGGAGCTCTGCAACAACAGGGACGACAACTGCGACCGGAAGCAGGACGAGGGCTTCGACGTCGGTGCGATGTGTGCCTCACCGGAGGGCTGCCAGGGCGCCTGGGCTTGCGACGACCAGGGCGCGATCAGCTGCATGGCCAACAGGCTGGGCCAGTGGCATCCCGATGTGGACAAGGATGGCCAGGGCGCACGAGGCCCGGGCATCACGAGTTGCGAGCAGCCCGAGGGCTACGTGGCCAACGACCTCGACTGCGACGACAACAACCCCCAGCGCCACACGAATGCCGCCGAGGTGTGCAACGCGGTGGACGACAATTGTGACGGCAGGAGCGACGAGGGGTTGGGTGTGGGGCTCGCCTGCTCGGGCCAGGGCGGATGCGCGGGCCTGGCCGCCTGCGCCTCGGATGGAAGCGTGAGGTGTGACAGCCCCACGCCCACCGTGCTGTACCCGGACAACGACCAGGACACTCGCGGCGCGGCCGACGCGGGCGTGATGAGCTGCGAGCCCACGCGCCCCGGCTACGTCGACAACGCGAACGACTGCGATGACACCCGGGCGAACGTGTACGTCAACGCGCCGGAGCTCTGCGACGGGCTGGACAACGACTGTGACGGGACACAGGACGAGGGCTTCAACCTGGGCGCGAGCTGCGATCCAGGCCTGGGCTGCACCGGAGAAAGAAGATGCGCGACGGACGGCGGCACCCAGTGCGCCTACGTCACGCAGCCATCGAACTACTACCCGGACGAAGACCTCGACCAGTACGGCAAGGAAGACGCGGGCGTGCTGACCTGCGCGCCCAGCCCCGGGTACATCGTCCAGGCGGGCGACTGCGATGATGGCAACCCCTTCACGCACGCGAACGCGAGCGAGCTGTGCGACCAGGAGGACAACAACTGCAACGGCACGGTGGACGATCCCGGCGCGTGCCCCGCGGGCGGAGGAAGCTGGGTGGACCAGTCGGCGGGCACGACCAACTGGCGCTCGGTGTCCGTGGGGAACAACGGGGGTGTGTGGATCGCTGGCAACAACGCCCTGCGCGTGCGCGAGCCGGGACAGACGACCTTCCTGATGCCCACCTGCACGGGCGACTGGTACGGCGTCTGGGCGGACCCGAGGACGGGAACCGCCTACCTCGGGGGGACCAACACCGCCACCGGTGGGCGCGGCCTGGGAAACGCGAGTTGTACGCCCGGAAACGCCGCCCAGGATACCGACGTCCGGGGCCTCACCGGCCTCGCCTTGCCGGGAGACGGACTGGAATTGCACGTCGTCGGGCAGTCTCGTAGCCAGTCCGACGAAGGACATGCGTACTGGTGGAGTCCCGGAGGCTCGGGCAGCGGTGGCCCCACCGCGATAGCCCCCCTCTGGGATGTGCATGGCTCTTCGCGCGACGTGCTCTTCGCAGTGGGTGGCTATGACACCAATGCCTCCACGGGAGTAGGCGCTCGCATCTACCGCTTCAAGCCAAGCCAGAACGACTGGGCGAGCGAACTCGTCCAGAACGTCTCCGGAGTCGTGGACGACAAACTCCGGGGTGTCTGGGTCGTGAACTCGAAGCTGGCCTACGCCGTCGGCGAGAGCAGTTCCGTGCTCATGTGGAACGGGACGGCCTGGAGCAAGCACTCGGCACCAGCGAACGAGGATCTGCTCTCGGTGGTCGCCTTCGGGAAGAACGCCCTCTACGTCACCACGGCGAGCGGGAAGGTCTACCGGTACAATGGAAGCAGTTGGGCCGCGCTCTCCGGTGTGAACACCGGACGCGACCTCTATGACATCGCGGGCACCCGCCCCGACGATCTCTGGGTGGTGGGCGAGAACGGGAAGATCTTCCACTGGCCACGCTGAGCGCGCCCCACGGGGCTCTGGGTGACGTGATTTCCCAACGGGCCATCACGTACGATGAAGAGCGGTCGTCATCGACACGGACCCGAACCGGGGGAAGAGGAATGCCCTACAAGCCACAAGCGAACCGTTCAGGAGAAGCCCCGTCGGTGTACCCCTGGATGGGCAAGGTGCTCAATTGGAGCGCGGCGCTGCGAGACAAGCCCTACAAGAATCCACGTGGCACATACCAGGGCATCCTCGCTGATCTTCCACGCGACACCCGCGTCACGGTTGTCGGCAAGGAACAAGGGTGGCTGCGCATCGACGTGACCCGCGATGGTCGTCTACTCAAGGGCTATGTATCGCAGGAACTGATCGGGTACGTCTCACCGAAGTTGGCAGTCGCACCGCGGAAACTGGCGCAGTACCAAGCAGCCCTCGCGGCGAATGACTGGCTGGATGCCGCGACATTGCTCAATGGCTTCAAGGACACAGATGTCCTCGTATTGCTCAAGAAGCTGAGTGCGCCTCAACTCGCCCAGATGAAGCAAGGGGCCATTCGTGGCCTACTGATTCCCCTGCGAGTGGCCCAGCCCATCGAACTCTTGAATCCATTCGCGAGCATTGTCGGAAGCAAACTCGCGCGGGCCCATCAACAACTCGAAGCACTTCGAGTGCAATTCCAGGCCACCGTCATCTCCCGCGAGCAGTGGGGCGCCCGTCCGCCAGACAAGAGCAAGGGATGGGACGAGTACCCCAAGAACGCGTCCCTGCCCCTCTATCGCATTGTGGTGCACCACACCGCCGAGCCGCAGCATCAGACAGCTCGGCAGTTACAGGACAAGGAGATGGATGACGCAGGCTACTCCGACATGCCCTACCACTTCGTGATCACGGGAAACGGGAAGATTCACGAGGGCCGTGAGATGGATGTCGTGGGGGCCCATGCCGGCCTCATCAAGGGGAACAAAGACATCAAGAAGGATCCGGACTATGGCTCCATTGGTATCGTGTTGACGGGAGATTTCGAGAGCAGGATCCAGAATGGCTGGAGCCCC from Melittangium boletus DSM 14713 includes the following:
- a CDS encoding HAD family hydrolase, coding for MLIIFDCDGVLIDSEILAAGVHSQLLGELGLAITQEEVITRFTGLTDAQLVELVAQQLGRPLPEDYLERALLELDRRLESVKAIEGVHALLDRLSGPRCVCSNSSTQRLRISMTAAGLWKRFEPHIFSAPEVGRSKPAPDVFLHAARVFGVSPKDTVVIEDSAHGVHGAVSAGMRVIGFTGGGHSWPGHAETLREAGAMKVVSRFSDLHLE
- a CDS encoding N-acetylmuramoyl-L-alanine amidase; translation: MKNRSGMVVLTASLALAQACGTNEQQDAAVATEQVAETGTEASVREDVSFDALFREAGGEFNVPPALLKSIAFVQTRYQMVEGAEEFEGRPAVFGMMALPGALLEEGAKRARVTVAQARTDARSNVRAAAALLSHRAESLRVDRTRASQWAPAVEAVSGIQDEAGRRSFVQDEVFRTLRLGLGTLSKEWDASGQSLAAEPVGQRTQALAAGPDYAPAVWRPSPNYNARPLSPRMVIIHTCESGYSGCWSWLTNTQSQVSAHYVVREDGLEISQLVREGSRGWHIGATYQCSNNSGMECGLNGRSANDFTIGIEHGGYAASKTWPVGQIDASARLLCDITRDNGIPRDRYHVVGHGQLQPYNRTDPGANWPWTDYLNRANAHCGGGCSVGGAILTRYNQLGGAGGILGPCTTNELKTPDGVGRFNHFQKGSIYWTPETGAWEVHGLIRAKWEALGWETGVLGYPTTGEMATPDGVGRFNHFKKDGTLGSIYWTPELGAWEVHGLIRAKWEALGWETGVLGYPTTDETATPDGVGRFNHFKKGGIEGSIYWTQATGAHEVHGLIRAKWKELNWEKGALGYPVSDEYAVTGGRESEFQKGFLTYNAASNSVTVRMK
- a CDS encoding MopE-related protein, with translation MPPRLVLLVGLLALTGCRNNSEGAVKLTVSYSGFKPGCIRVSVKDAEGAGEERTTELAGKGAVTGGSVTVAAFREAGWSNRLTVTAEAFEKVCTAGDSRVATDTRTVTVGKGQVANETLKLEAIDQDGDGYVSWDNAGGHDCDDTTASVNPDAKELCNNRDDNCDRKQDEGFDVGAMCASPEGCQGAWACDDQGAISCMANRLGQWHPDVDKDGQGARGPGITSCEQPEGYVANDLDCDDNNPQRHTNAAEVCNAVDDNCDGRSDEGLGVGLACSGQGGCAGLAACASDGSVRCDSPTPTVLYPDNDQDTRGAADAGVMSCEPTRPGYVDNANDCDDTRANVYVNAPELCDGLDNDCDGTQDEGFNLGASCDPGLGCTGERRCATDGGTQCAYVTQPSNYYPDEDLDQYGKEDAGVLTCAPSPGYIVQAGDCDDGNPFTHANASELCDQEDNNCNGTVDDPGACPAGGGSWVDQSAGTTNWRSVSVGNNGGVWIAGNNALRVREPGQTTFLMPTCTGDWYGVWADPRTGTAYLGGTNTATGGRGLGNASCTPGNAAQDTDVRGLTGLALPGDGLELHVVGQSRSQSDEGHAYWWSPGGSGSGGPTAIAPLWDVHGSSRDVLFAVGGYDTNASTGVGARIYRFKPSQNDWASELVQNVSGVVDDKLRGVWVVNSKLAYAVGESSSVLMWNGTAWSKHSAPANEDLLSVVAFGKNALYVTTASGKVYRYNGSSWAALSGVNTGRDLYDIAGTRPDDLWVVGENGKIFHWPR
- a CDS encoding peptidoglycan recognition protein family protein, producing MGKVLNWSAALRDKPYKNPRGTYQGILADLPRDTRVTVVGKEQGWLRIDVTRDGRLLKGYVSQELIGYVSPKLAVAPRKLAQYQAALAANDWLDAATLLNGFKDTDVLVLLKKLSAPQLAQMKQGAIRGLLIPLRVAQPIELLNPFASIVGSKLARAHQQLEALRVQFQATVISREQWGARPPDKSKGWDEYPKNASLPLYRIVVHHTAEPQHQTARQLQDKEMDDAGYSDMPYHFVITGNGKIHEGREMDVVGAHAGLIKGNKDIKKDPDYGSIGIVLTGDFESRIQNGWSPDTPTNAQLTSLQLLVNHLVQQYQLDPANILKHRDVERGGKVTVCPGGKLASHVDLIRTRTQKTVKELAEAEAQLAAAEQEAAKLK